The following proteins come from a genomic window of Meiothermus sp. Pnk-1:
- a CDS encoding replication-relaxation family protein encodes MQAKVLRGGERQEALECIRLALGCDLALSEGQLMRHYGVTPSEREAHAMGLHVVRAVLNPSHHANRLLEVRFFTPYLWVARLGPPLLRHLAGVGEMRHILGVPPSSWRTDTHRIHYREQPDAYWYAPEGPIAVEYDAGSYSVAQLARKVEAFALRFVGQRWGAPTPRKAASLRGKLAGLGLEPGHVMAAPWW; translated from the coding sequence ATGCAAGCCAAAGTCCTGCGGGGAGGTGAGCGTCAGGAGGCCCTCGAGTGCATCCGCCTGGCCCTGGGCTGCGACCTGGCCCTCAGCGAGGGCCAACTGATGCGCCACTACGGAGTGACGCCCTCGGAAAGGGAAGCCCACGCCATGGGGTTGCACGTGGTGCGGGCGGTCTTGAACCCCTCCCACCACGCCAACCGGCTCCTCGAGGTGCGCTTTTTCACCCCCTACCTCTGGGTCGCCCGGCTGGGGCCGCCCCTGCTGCGCCACCTGGCCGGGGTGGGCGAGATGCGGCATATCCTGGGGGTGCCGCCCTCCTCCTGGCGCACCGACACCCACCGCATCCACTACCGCGAGCAACCCGACGCCTACTGGTACGCCCCGGAGGGGCCTATCGCCGTCGAGTACGACGCGGGCAGCTACTCCGTGGCCCAGCTCGCCCGCAAGGTCGAGGCCTTCGCCCTGCGCTTCGTGGGGCAGCGCTGGGGGGCTCCCACCCCGCGCAAGGCCGCAAGCCTGCGGGGGAAGCTGGCGGGCCTTGGCCTCGAGCCGGGGCACGTGATGGCCGCGCCGTGGTGGTAG